The region GCTCTCGTTGCCGGAGAACGGTGCGTACAGCAGCGTCGATGCCGCCAGCCCGGCTGGATACTCCTCCGTCGGGATGGCGACGCCGGGACGGCGCTGCAGACTATCCTCGGCGGCTTCGAGCGCCTCGGTCGCCGACTCAACCGTCTCGCCTGCGGCGATAGTGCCGGCGAGGGCGAGTACGGGGTCCGGGTCAGCGTCGAGTGCCGTGGCAATTTCGTAAGCGGCCGGGCTGGCAGGTGTCGGGAGCGTCACGTCGCTGTCGACCCCGACAGGGCCAACGGCGACGGTGACGGCGTCCTCTGTGTCGGCATCCCGGCCGACGCGGAGTTGGAACGGCGTGGCACGCGTTTCACACGCCCCTGCGAGGATGCCGGCAGCCGCGAGGCTGTCACCGTCGCTCGCAGCGACGACCCGAACGAACGGGGCCGTCGCGAGCGTCTCGGCGGTGGCGTCCTGTGCGTGGGGGCGCGTGCTCGACATTTAGTTCGACGACTCGAGAATCTCTTCGGCCGTCTCGTAGTCGTACTCGAAGTCGGCGTCGAGCTCGTCACCACGGTAGTAGTGGACGAGGCGTCGAATCTTCGACTCCGTGTTCTGCAGCGCGCGCTTGTTCTGTGCGTCCTGTGGGTTGCGGTCCATGTGCTTGCGCAGGCGGACGGCGCGCTCCATCAGGTTCCGGAGGTCCTCGGGGAGGTCGGAATCAGCGTCGTTCTCCTCGAGAATCTCGGTGAGTTTCTTCCCGGTTGCGAGCTTCACGTCCGGGACGGGCGTGCCCTTCACGCCCTCATCGCGCAGTTTCAGGCCGATCTGTGAGGGATCGTGACCCTGCTCTGCGAGTTCGACGACGCGGGACTCTACGTCCTCGACGTCGACGTCGCTCCACTCCGGTGCGTCTTCTGCCACGGGGTTGTCCGAACCGGACGACCCGCGGCGACGGGTGTGCATTCGTGCCATTGATCTGAGTTGGAACGGCACTGACCGCGAAAAGACCGACGGCTCTGTCGGTACACTTCCGCAATCTCAAAGCCCACGATGGGCAAAGTCAGATTTGCGGCCGTGCTGTTCCCAGTGGAAGGTGGCAGTCGAGGGGCTTAATGGCTTTCCATCGGCCGCGAGCGCCGTCGAGGAGTGTGAATTGCTCACGGTCTGCTACCCGCATCGAAGCGCTTAATACCGCGACGGCGGAACGGTTGGATACGTTCGAGGGCTCGTAGATCAGTGGTAGATCATCCCCCTGGCACGGGGAAGGCCGTGGGTTCAAATCCCACCGAGTCCATTTCTGAATGCAGTGAAGAAATGGACGAGCTGAGCGTTCCCAGAGCGAACGCGTGGATTTGAAGCCTGTCAGTCGCGCGCACCGGGCGCAGCGAGGGAGCACGTCTGACTCTGGTTCAAATCCCCGCGAGTCGATCCACATTCTCGCGGCGTGTGGAGGGTTCTACTAATCCGAATAGAGACCTTCTCCCGCCTCAATGAAGGCGCTTCGTTTCTGAGGCAGTCCCATATCCAAATAGATTAGCACTCCATTCCCAAGCCGGGTCGACGCCGTCTAGCGGCGGGCGACAGGAGACGAGGTAGTGGGTGAGCTCTGTAACCGAAGCAGAGTCGCTTATCTGCGAGTTCTGTGGCCTTCCGATCACCGACAACCGGCAGCAGTGCCCAGCCCTGGCTGACGGGAGGTGTCAGCCATGAACCGCGGCGGGTCCTACGCCCAGTTCAACCACGGCGCTCGCGAGTTACTCACCGCCGACATCGGTCCCGTCGACGCCGAAGACTGCGCCGTCGCTGCCTGCGAGGACGGTGCGCTCTACCGCGTTCCCTGGCCGCACGTCGGTGGCGACATGGCCTACTGCGGCCACCACCTCGCACGCTACCGGAGCCAGCACCCCGATCTCTTCGAGCGCGTTCAGGAGGCCGTCGACGAGGACCTCAGCGCGCTCGCAACGCGCGGGAACCGGTGGCTCTCCATCGAGGAAGTTCCCGAGCGTATCCGCGACGGTCGGTACCGCCGAGTCGGTGTGACCGCCCGCGGCTACGCCCTGTTCGAGGCCGTCGAACTGACGAACACGGTCGCGTGGACTACCTCCTACTCGACCGCCGTTTCGAGTTCCAGGATGGTCTGCGCATCTCTCGGGAGCGCACTCGAGAGTTCCTCGAAGCGTTCGACGAGCGCCGCGGCTTCTTCGAGTGGGACGATGCCGTCCTCGGCGCGCTCCGCGGGGGTGAGCCCTGATGTCGACCGGGACGAAATCGTCGAGAGCGGCAGCGACGGGAGCGTCCTCACCTACGCGAGCCGCGTCGGCGTCCGGAGAACGAGATCCGACAAAACGACGGCGGCGGGGTCACATCGACCGACGGGGCCAGCGGGCCGTCGTCGAGAACGTGCTCTGTGGGAACGGTGTCCCACAGATCGGCGACGATCCCGACGGGCCCAGCTGATCGGCGTCGGGTCCCTACTCGACGCGGGTACGGGTCTGTTCGCGCATGAACTGCTGGAGATACCAGTAGCCGCCGGCGAACTTCCCGGTCGTCCCCGAAAACTTCCAGCCGCCGAAGGGCTGGGCCTGCACGAGCGCGCCGGTCGTAGCGCTCTGGGACCGATTGGCGTAACACATCCCCGACTCGATTTCGTCGAACCAGCGCTCGATCTCGGCCTCGTCGGTCGAGAAGATGCCGGCACAGAGGCCGTACTCGCTGTCGTTGGACTTCTCGATCCCTTCGTCGAGGTCCGAGATCGGGTGAACCGTCAGGAACGGAACGAAGTGCTCCTCGACGGCGAGTTCGTGGTCGTGCGGGATATCCGTGACGACGGTGGGTTCGACGTAGCGGCCCTCTGGGAGATCGTCGTCGGTGACTTCGGCCCCGCCGGTCAGGACTTCGCCGTCGGCCCGGGCCGTCTCGGCGATCTCCAAGTAGTGTTCGAGCGCCGAGTCGTCGATGAGTGGCGAGACGAACGTCTCACGGTCGGCCGGGTGACCGATGGTCAGCTCCTCGGTCGCTTCGACGAGCCGGTCGGTGAACTCGTCGACATGCTGTTCGTCGACGTACACCCGCGAGGTGGCTGAGCACTTCTGGCCGCTGAAGGAGAAGGCCCCATTCATCACGCCATTGACGGCGTCGTCGAGGTCAGCCCCGTCGGTGACAATGACGGGGTTCTTGCCGCCGAGTTCGGCGATTACTGGACCGCGTTTGCCCAGTTCCGAGAAGCTCTCCTGAATGCCGAGGCCGACCGCCCGCGAACCCGTAAAGGCGACACCGGCCACGTCCTCGTGTTCGACGAGGGGGGTACCCACGTCCGCACCGCCGCCGGTGACGAGGTTGATCACGCCGTCGGGGATGCCGGCGTCTTCGAGTAGGTCGACGTACATGTGTGCGACCAACGGCGTCGCGCTCGCGGGCTTCAGGACGACGGTGTTCCCCGTGATGAGCGCGCCCGCGGTCATGCCCATCGTGATTGCGACGGGGAAGTTGAACGGCGCGATGACCCCGAAGACGCCGTAGGGCCGCAGCAGGTTCGTCGTGTGCTGGCCCGGCGTCGGCTCGCCGGTGTCGAAGTGGTAGCCGTCGGTACGGTCGAACTCCCGGCTGTAGAACGCGAGGAAGTCGATCGCCTCGTCAACATCGGCCATCGCCTCGGTCCGGTTTTTGCCGTTTTCGAGGGAGAGCGCGGCGGCGAACTCGTACTTGCGGTCCCGCAGGAGGTCCGCAGCGGTGGTAAACACCTCAGTACGCGACGACGGGTCCCGGTCCTCCCAGTCAGGGTGTGCAGCGCTCGCGACATCGACGGCGGCCTCGACCTCGGCGGCCTCGCCCGCGGCAAACTCGCCGATCTCGAGGTCGAAGTCGCCAGGCGACTTGACGACGAAGCTATCGTCAGTAGTGACAGCCTCTCCGTCGATGCGGAGCGGGTGGGTGGCCCCGAGATCGCTTTGCACCGAGTCCACGGCGGCCTCATAGGCGTCGTGGAACTGGGCTTCGGTGCCGTTCTGTTGGTGATTGTGGTACGTCAGTTCGTCCTCGTAGTCGCGTTGTTGCATACACACAGAATGGGCGAGGGCTCGCATATATACCTTCACCAAGAGGGAGGCTCTTCGGGCTGGTCTCGTTCGGTACCCGCTCAATATCGAACACGCGGGCGCGGATACGGCCGACCGAACTCACGGACCTGAACGAGTACATCGCGAACTCGCCCCGCATCGAGGCCTTCGAGTGGTTCGAACAGAACGTCCCCGACGACCACCAGTGTGTGTTCCCTCAACTCCGGGCAGCACATCGACCTGACCGACGGGAGCCTCTCGAGCCCGTACGAGCCGCTCGATCCCGACATTTCTCGCCCTCTGTGAGGGCGAAGAGGTCGGTCGACTCGTCGGGATGCAGAACAAGGTGGATCTGAACGCGTTGATACACTGAAGGACCGCCTTCAGGAACTTCGAAGAAAACCATCCGCTGTTCCGGGAACGGCCCTGGAGAAAACGTTAGTACGCACGGAGTGACTGTACGAACATGACCGGAGATGAGACAGATCCCGTTCTCTACCCAAATAGACGGGACTCGTCCACACCAACGGGAGGCCTATCCCGTCGAAACTTGCTCGCTGGCAGCGCTACTGCTGGGGGTATGGCGACGGCGGGATGCATCGAAGGAGATGGTGGCAGCGAACCCACCGAACAGCCGACGGTGTTTGTGTTCAACACTGGCGACGGCACGGTGAGTCTGATCGACCCCGAGCGTGACGAACTCGTCGAGACGCGAGCGATCGATCTTTCGTCGTCGTTCCCATCGAACCAGTACACGCCGGGCCTAACCGACGAGCTGGACGACTCGCTGTGGCTCAACGTCGGCCGCGGCGTTCGGGGCCTTGCGGTCGGTTCGCTCTCGGAGACGGCGGCAATCGAGACGGGATCCGGTGCGAACTGGCTCGAACAGTCCCCCGACGGAAGCCACGTCATTGTCAGCGCCAGAGAGCCCAGTCACAAACAGTTCCGGCTCGACGCTGATTCTACGTCGGAGACGTTCGGCGAGGTGACCGGCGAGATCGACCGAACACCGGAGGGTGGACGTGGTGACAGGGACGGTCCCGGCCCGTGTGATGTCACGATACACCCTGACGGTGAATATGCGTACGTTCCGGATCTCTTCGGCGATACGCTGACCGTCCTGTCGGTCGAGCCGTTCGAGATCGTTACTCAGGTCGATGTGGAACCAGTCGGAGACAGTCCTGCCCGACCGTGGATGGGAACCGTCGCACCGGACGGGCGAACCCTGCTCGTCGAACACAACGAGGCCAACGGGGGGAGCGAGAGTGTCTGGACGCTCGACGATCCAGCCGCACCGAGCGAGACAGCGAGACTGACGGTTGAAGACGGGCTCGGCAGCCGCCCGCTGACCAGTGAGATCGGTCCGGACTCCGAGACGGGATACGTGTTCACCCCTGGCTCGAACGACGTGACCGTCATCAATCTCACGGACGGGACTGTGACTACGCGACTCGACCTTGGTGGATCAGCGTTCGTCGGGACGTGGGATCCCTCACGGACGAAGCTCTACGTGCCTATCCAGACCGCTGACGAAGTGGCA is a window of halophilic archaeon DL31 DNA encoding:
- a CDS encoding hypothetical protein (KEGG: htu:Htur_2845 hypothetical protein); its protein translation is MATAGCIEGDGGSEPTEQPTVFVFNTGDGTVSLIDPERDELVETRAIDLSSSFPSNQYTPGLTDELDDSLWLNVGRGVRGLAVGSLSETAAIETGSGANWLEQSPDGSHVIVSAREPSHKQFRLDADSTSETFGEVTGEIDRTPEGGRGDRDGPGPCDVTIHPDGEYAYVPDLFGDTLTVLSVEPFEIVTQVDVEPVGDSPARPWMGTVAPDGRTLLVEHNEANGGSESVWTLDDPAAPSETARLTVEDGLGSRPLTSEIGPDSETGYVFTPGSNDVTVINLTDGTVTTRLDLGGSAFVGTWDPSRTKLYVPIQTADEVAVIDHERKEVIERIGVGPNPYGATSAQVRPQSDSTAAVALTMARLGISAEQTETTYCIGNCACGHRL
- a CDS encoding 1-pyrroline-5-carboxylate dehydrogenase (KEGG: hla:Hlac_3373 aldehyde dehydrogenase~PFAM: Aldehyde dehydrogenase), with protein sequence MQQRDYEDELTYHNHQQNGTEAQFHDAYEAAVDSVQSDLGATHPLRIDGEAVTTDDSFVVKSPGDFDLEIGEFAAGEAAEVEAAVDVASAAHPDWEDRDPSSRTEVFTTAADLLRDRKYEFAAALSLENGKNRTEAMADVDEAIDFLAFYSREFDRTDGYHFDTGEPTPGQHTTNLLRPYGVFGVIAPFNFPVAITMGMTAGALITGNTVVLKPASATPLVAHMYVDLLEDAGIPDGVINLVTGGGADVGTPLVEHEDVAGVAFTGSRAVGLGIQESFSELGKRGPVIAELGGKNPVIVTDGADLDDAVNGVMNGAFSFSGQKCSATSRVYVDEQHVDEFTDRLVEATEELTIGHPADRETFVSPLIDDSALEHYLEIAETARADGEVLTGGAEVTDDDLPEGRYVEPTVVTDIPHDHELAVEEHFVPFLTVHPISDLDEGIEKSNDSEYGLCAGIFSTDEAEIERWFDEIESGMCYANRSQSATTGALVQAQPFGGWKFSGTTGKFAGGYWYLQQFMREQTRTRVE
- a CDS encoding ribosomal protein S15 (PFAM: Ribosomal protein S15; Ribosomal protein S13/S15, N-terminal~KEGG: hbo:Hbor_20930 SSU ribosomal protein s15p), with amino-acid sequence MHTRRRGSSGSDNPVAEDAPEWSDVDVEDVESRVVELAEQGHDPSQIGLKLRDEGVKGTPVPDVKLATGKKLTEILEENDADSDLPEDLRNLMERAVRLRKHMDRNPQDAQNKRALQNTESKIRRLVHYYRGDELDADFEYDYETAEEILESSN